The following proteins are encoded in a genomic region of Thioclava nitratireducens:
- a CDS encoding TRAP transporter small permease — protein sequence MRRLLDQVYLLSGGIAAVSILAICLLVTAQVGLNVLARLGGPALSYTIPSYADFAGYFLATASFMALAHTLRHGSHIRVNLVLTRLPARGQWVAELVALALGFAASAYAVWFATSLMLESLHYGDMSTGIVAIPIWIPQCAMVVGLGLLALAFIDTLIESVRAKRPVLVDDVSE from the coding sequence ATGCGTCGCCTGCTCGATCAGGTCTATCTTCTGTCCGGAGGGATCGCCGCCGTCTCGATCCTCGCGATCTGCCTGCTGGTCACGGCACAGGTCGGGCTGAATGTGCTCGCCCGTCTGGGCGGGCCCGCTCTCTCCTACACGATCCCCTCCTATGCCGATTTCGCGGGCTATTTCCTCGCGACGGCAAGCTTCATGGCGCTGGCCCACACACTGCGCCACGGCAGCCATATTCGCGTCAATCTCGTGCTGACCCGCCTGCCCGCCCGTGGCCAATGGGTCGCCGAGCTCGTAGCGCTCGCGCTTGGCTTCGCGGCCAGCGCCTACGCTGTGTGGTTCGCGACCTCGCTGATGCTCGAGAGCCTGCATTACGGCGATATGTCCACCGGCATCGTCGCGATCCCGATCTGGATTCCGCAATGTGCGATGGTCGTCGGGCTGGGCCTTCTGGCGCTCGCCTTCATCGATACGCTGATCGAGAGCGTCCGCGCCAAGCGCCCGGTGCTCGTCGATGATGTTTCGGAGTAA
- a CDS encoding cytochrome c oxidase subunit 3, producing the protein MSQTTRHPGLNLGSKHQSADDQAETEVFGFWVFMMSDAILFGLLMATYVVMRPNTNGGPGPQELFELKSIFIETMLLLTSSVAIGFSHLALKHEPRPVKMVLWLLIAMALALTFVGFEIHDFLKMFSEGGTPQRSGFLSSFFALVPLHGLHVTFSCLWAVAILGQMLVYGLDDRVKLSMVRLAVLWHFLDIVWIGIFSIVYIGGLA; encoded by the coding sequence ATGAGCCAGACCACCCGTCATCCCGGCCTCAACCTCGGTTCCAAGCACCAGAGCGCCGACGACCAAGCCGAAACCGAAGTCTTCGGCTTCTGGGTCTTCATGATGTCCGATGCGATCCTGTTCGGCCTGCTGATGGCGACCTATGTGGTGATGCGGCCCAACACGAATGGCGGCCCCGGCCCGCAGGAACTGTTCGAGCTGAAGTCGATCTTCATCGAGACGATGCTGCTGCTGACGTCATCGGTCGCGATTGGCTTTTCTCATCTCGCACTCAAGCACGAGCCGCGCCCGGTGAAGATGGTGCTGTGGTTGCTGATCGCGATGGCGCTCGCGCTGACCTTCGTGGGCTTCGAAATCCACGACTTCCTGAAGATGTTCTCGGAAGGCGGCACACCTCAGCGCAGCGGATTCCTGTCGTCCTTCTTCGCGCTGGTGCCGCTGCATGGGCTGCACGTCACGTTCTCCTGCCTCTGGGCCGTCGCGATCCTGGGGCAGATGCTCGTTTACGGTCTGGACGACCGGGTAAAGCTGTCGATGGTGCGCCTCGCCGTGCTCTGGCACTTCCTCGACATCGTCTGGATCGGAATTTTCTCCATCGTCTATATCGGGGGGCTGGCATGA
- a CDS encoding 5-oxoprolinase subunit B family protein produces the protein MMLEEALRPGTAQAHSPQILPAGGDGLLVRFALVAEPRAIAAAQSFHQRVTESDLAGLREVVPSLVSVLLRFDPEAVTRAEMAERLETLLSEADWLSAAPHPAQRVWHLPVAFGGEHGPDLEEAAKLAGLSPQAAIDEITATPLSVLAIGFAPGQPYLGLLPEHWNLARRSELNPRVPKGALCVAVRQLVLFANASPTGWHQIARTAFDVFRPDQTDPVPLHAGDEVRLAPVSGTEMDALLKAGDPMGGARCEVRS, from the coding sequence ATGATGCTCGAAGAAGCATTGCGGCCCGGAACGGCCCAAGCGCATAGCCCGCAGATTTTGCCGGCTGGCGGAGACGGGCTGCTCGTGCGGTTCGCGCTGGTCGCGGAGCCGCGCGCGATAGCGGCGGCGCAGAGCTTTCATCAGCGCGTGACGGAGAGCGATCTGGCCGGTTTGCGCGAGGTCGTCCCCAGCCTCGTGTCGGTTCTGCTGCGTTTCGATCCGGAGGCGGTAACGCGGGCCGAGATGGCCGAGCGGCTGGAGACCCTGCTGTCCGAGGCCGATTGGCTGAGTGCGGCGCCGCATCCCGCGCAGCGCGTCTGGCATTTGCCCGTGGCGTTCGGCGGCGAACACGGTCCCGATCTGGAAGAGGCGGCGAAGCTTGCGGGGCTTTCTCCGCAGGCGGCCATCGACGAAATTACCGCGACTCCGCTGAGTGTCCTCGCCATCGGCTTCGCGCCCGGTCAACCCTATCTCGGTCTGCTGCCCGAGCATTGGAATCTCGCGCGCCGCTCCGAGCTGAACCCGCGCGTGCCAAAAGGCGCGCTCTGCGTGGCGGTGCGCCAATTGGTGCTGTTCGCGAATGCCTCGCCCACTGGCTGGCATCAGATCGCGCGGACGGCCTTCGATGTGTTCCGCCCCGACCAAACCGACCCCGTGCCGCTGCATGCGGGCGACGAGGTTCGCCTCGCGCCGGTCTCCGGCACCGAGATGGACGCGCTTTTGAAAGCGGGCGATCCGATGGGCGGCGCGCGTTGCGAGGTGCGGTCATGA
- a CDS encoding cytochrome o ubiquinol oxidase subunit IV: MSEHDERRQEARSYLIGYALALALTLPIFALVAWDLLPKVAIWWTTAVAAIVQIVVHFRFFLHIRLKGQKQEDLHLILFTTLILLLMGGGTLWLLWNLHARMI; encoded by the coding sequence ATGAGCGAACATGACGAAAGACGCCAAGAGGCCCGCAGCTACCTGATCGGCTATGCGCTCGCGCTGGCGCTGACCCTGCCGATCTTCGCACTGGTGGCGTGGGATCTACTGCCGAAAGTTGCGATCTGGTGGACAACCGCCGTGGCCGCGATCGTGCAGATCGTGGTCCATTTCCGCTTCTTCCTGCATATTCGCCTGAAGGGGCAGAAGCAGGAAGACTTGCATCTGATCCTGTTCACCACTCTGATCTTGCTGCTGATGGGCGGCGGGACGCTGTGGCTGCTGTGGAACCTGCACGCGCGGATGATCTGA
- a CDS encoding TRAP transporter substrate-binding protein, producing the protein MIRFAASFAVALGLGTAVQAQTWDMPTPYGDTTFHTVNIRDFAEDVSKATDGKLEIKVHSAGSLFPHSEIKNAVRSGQVPIGEFFLSTLSNEDLAFGVDSQPFLATSYDQAEKLWEAQKPVITKLLDKQGLMPLFSVPWPAQGLYTNGEIKSVDDLAGLRFRAYNPALEEFAALAKAAPVQVEAVDIPQAFSTGQLQAMITSPSTGANSKAWDFVDTYTKIDAWLPKNIVVVNKRAFDRLSEDEQKAVMDAAATAQTRGWEMSKKEAAEKTAEMKDNGMAIVDPSPELEQGLKKIGDEMLANWKEKASPDALEVLQAYQGN; encoded by the coding sequence ATGATCAGATTTGCTGCAAGCTTCGCGGTTGCGCTGGGACTGGGCACAGCCGTTCAGGCGCAGACCTGGGACATGCCGACGCCCTATGGCGACACCACCTTCCACACCGTGAATATCCGCGACTTCGCCGAGGACGTGTCGAAAGCGACCGACGGCAAGCTGGAGATCAAGGTGCATTCGGCGGGCTCGCTCTTCCCGCATTCCGAGATCAAGAACGCAGTGCGCTCGGGTCAGGTGCCGATCGGAGAGTTCTTCCTCTCGACGCTCTCGAACGAAGATCTGGCTTTCGGCGTCGACAGCCAGCCTTTCCTCGCCACCAGCTACGATCAGGCCGAAAAGCTTTGGGAGGCGCAGAAGCCCGTCATCACCAAGCTTCTCGACAAGCAAGGGCTGATGCCGCTGTTCTCGGTGCCGTGGCCGGCGCAGGGGCTCTATACCAATGGCGAGATCAAATCCGTGGACGACCTCGCAGGGCTGCGCTTCCGCGCCTATAACCCGGCGCTGGAAGAATTTGCGGCGCTCGCCAAGGCCGCGCCCGTGCAGGTCGAAGCGGTCGACATTCCGCAGGCCTTCTCGACGGGTCAGCTGCAGGCGATGATCACCTCGCCCTCGACCGGCGCGAATTCCAAGGCGTGGGACTTCGTCGACACCTACACCAAGATCGACGCCTGGCTGCCCAAGAACATCGTCGTGGTGAACAAGCGCGCCTTCGACCGTCTGAGCGAAGACGAACAGAAGGCCGTGATGGATGCCGCCGCCACCGCGCAGACCCGCGGTTGGGAGATGTCGAAGAAAGAGGCCGCCGAAAAGACCGCCGAGATGAAGGATAACGGCATGGCGATCGTCGATCCGAGCCCCGAATTGGAGCAGGGTCTGAAGAAGATCGGCGACGAGATGCTCGCGAACTGGAAAGAAAAGGCCAGCCCCGACGCGCTTGAGGTGCTCCAGGCCTATCAGGGCAACTGA
- a CDS encoding LamB/YcsF family protein gives MAKIDLNADIGESFGPWIMGNDAALMEVITSANVACGFHAGDPDVMAQTMRAAVANDVGIGAHPGFADLQGFGRRRIKLSAEELTNLVTYQLGAAQAMARAAGGAVRHFKLHGALSNMASEDIEIARACYSAALKVQPDIILVVLPQTPMEQVARELEANWAGEIFADRAYEDDASLMARSKPGAVLHDAGEVGARIEEMLRKGAIVTASGKEIPCKIDTVCLHGDGAEALAMARALRGHLTEAGFEIGRFGA, from the coding sequence ATGGCTAAGATCGACCTGAACGCCGATATCGGAGAAAGCTTCGGCCCGTGGATCATGGGCAACGACGCCGCGCTGATGGAGGTCATTACCTCCGCCAATGTCGCCTGCGGTTTCCACGCGGGCGATCCGGATGTGATGGCGCAGACGATGCGCGCAGCTGTGGCCAACGATGTCGGTATCGGCGCGCATCCGGGCTTTGCGGATCTGCAGGGCTTCGGCCGTCGGCGGATCAAGCTCAGCGCCGAGGAGCTGACGAATCTGGTCACTTATCAACTGGGCGCCGCGCAGGCGATGGCCCGCGCGGCGGGTGGCGCGGTGCGGCATTTCAAGCTGCACGGGGCGCTGTCGAACATGGCCTCGGAGGATATCGAGATCGCGCGGGCCTGCTATTCCGCCGCCCTGAAAGTGCAGCCCGACATCATCCTCGTCGTTCTGCCGCAGACCCCGATGGAGCAGGTTGCGCGCGAGTTGGAGGCCAATTGGGCGGGCGAGATTTTCGCCGATCGCGCCTACGAGGACGACGCTTCGCTGATGGCGCGATCGAAGCCCGGTGCGGTGCTGCATGACGCCGGAGAGGTCGGCGCGCGGATCGAGGAGATGCTGCGCAAAGGCGCGATCGTGACCGCCTCGGGCAAGGAAATCCCCTGCAAGATCGACACGGTCTGCCTGCACGGCGACGGGGCAGAGGCGCTGGCGATGGCGCGGGCACTGCGCGGGCACCTGACCGAGGCTGGCTTCGAGATCGGCCGCTTCGGGGCCTGA
- a CDS encoding biotin-dependent carboxyltransferase family protein, whose amino-acid sequence MSGGSLILRSVGPSVSVQDMGRPGRMAQGISRGGAVDPLALVEAAALLGSRKPLPALEMAVSGGRFEVTAPTRIALTGAPMQAELDGRPLRWGASHRMEPGEVLSIGAARAGMFGYLTFAGGIETAEVLGSRSAHLAAGIGSALEAGARLPLGADPEPDAPAMVLTQDDRFSGGTLRIIPGPQTGLFDEATFARLSTTEFTRARQGNRQGVALESDAPALTSDKAKGLASDVIFEGDIQMTGAGTPYVLLAECQTIGGYPRIGTVLPCDLPRIAQAAPGTKLRFKAVTLDEADALALRWEAQLQAQRAKLRPLIRDPHDIHDLLSYQLISGVTAGRELEEENG is encoded by the coding sequence ATGAGCGGCGGATCGCTGATCCTGCGGAGCGTCGGGCCAAGCGTGAGCGTGCAGGACATGGGCCGCCCCGGTCGTATGGCGCAAGGCATCTCGCGCGGTGGCGCGGTCGATCCGCTCGCATTGGTCGAGGCGGCGGCGCTTCTGGGGTCGCGCAAACCGCTTCCCGCGTTGGAAATGGCGGTGAGCGGCGGGCGGTTCGAGGTCACGGCTCCGACGCGGATCGCCCTGACGGGTGCGCCGATGCAGGCGGAGCTTGACGGACGCCCCCTGCGCTGGGGCGCGAGCCACAGAATGGAACCAGGCGAGGTGCTGTCGATCGGTGCCGCACGTGCAGGCATGTTCGGCTACCTCACCTTCGCGGGCGGGATCGAGACGGCCGAAGTGCTGGGCAGCCGCTCGGCGCATCTGGCCGCCGGGATCGGATCGGCGCTGGAAGCGGGCGCGCGCCTGCCGCTCGGTGCGGACCCCGAGCCCGACGCGCCCGCGATGGTTCTCACGCAGGACGACCGTTTCTCGGGGGGCACGTTGCGGATCATCCCGGGACCGCAGACGGGCCTGTTCGACGAGGCCACTTTCGCGCGGCTCAGCACGACCGAATTCACGCGCGCCCGGCAGGGCAACCGTCAGGGCGTGGCGCTCGAGAGCGATGCGCCTGCGCTGACCTCGGACAAGGCCAAAGGGCTCGCCTCGGACGTGATCTTCGAGGGCGATATTCAGATGACGGGCGCAGGCACGCCCTATGTGCTGCTCGCCGAATGCCAGACCATCGGCGGCTACCCTCGGATCGGCACCGTGCTGCCCTGCGATCTGCCGCGCATCGCCCAAGCCGCGCCGGGGACGAAACTGCGGTTCAAAGCGGTGACACTGGACGAGGCCGACGCCTTGGCCCTGCGCTGGGAGGCGCAGCTTCAGGCACAGCGGGCCAAGCTGCGCCCGTTGATCCGCGATCCGCACGACATTCATGACCTGCTCAGCTACCAATTGATCAGCGGCGTGACGGCAGGGCGCGAATTGGAGGAAGAAAATGGCTAA
- a CDS encoding TRAP transporter large permease, with amino-acid sequence MSDPMTFAILLGLLLVLLAGGVWVALSLLIVALAGLSFFSGAPTGLVMATTLWGNSHSWPLAALPLFILMGEILLRSRLSEDMFSGLAPWLGRAPGRLLHVNVLGCAIFAAVSGSSAATAATIGRMSVPELTRRGYPESLILGTLAGSATLGFLIPPSVILIVYGVATEQSIARLFIAGILPGLMLVSLFGGYVALRAWMNPASIPREDITLNLREKLRASRRLIPIVILIGGVIGSIYTGVASPTDAAAVGVVFSVILAVATGSFRWRDFKDALFSATRTSAMIAFILLGASVLSVSMGFTGIPRNLAAWIGTFGLSPTALLAVLTVFFILLGCFLDGISVVVLTTSIILPMVEAAGIDPLWFGIYLVLVVEMSQITPPVGFNLFVIQGLTGYNILKVARAALPFFGLLLLAVLLITLVPGIVTYLPSLMGN; translated from the coding sequence ATGTCCGATCCGATGACCTTCGCAATTCTTCTGGGCCTGCTTCTCGTGCTGCTCGCAGGCGGCGTCTGGGTGGCGCTGTCTCTGCTGATCGTGGCGCTGGCGGGGCTCAGCTTCTTCTCCGGCGCGCCGACCGGGCTCGTCATGGCGACCACGCTTTGGGGCAACAGCCATAGCTGGCCGCTCGCCGCGCTGCCGCTTTTCATTCTGATGGGGGAGATCCTGCTCCGCTCGCGGCTGTCCGAGGACATGTTCTCCGGCCTCGCCCCGTGGCTGGGCCGCGCACCGGGCCGCTTGCTGCATGTGAACGTGCTGGGCTGTGCGATCTTCGCGGCCGTTTCGGGGTCGTCCGCGGCGACGGCGGCCACGATCGGGCGGATGTCGGTGCCCGAACTCACCCGCCGCGGCTATCCCGAGAGCCTGATCCTCGGCACGCTGGCGGGCTCGGCCACGCTTGGCTTTCTGATCCCGCCCTCGGTGATCCTGATCGTCTACGGCGTCGCGACCGAGCAATCCATCGCGCGCCTCTTCATCGCGGGCATCCTGCCGGGGCTGATGCTGGTCAGCCTGTTCGGCGGCTATGTCGCGCTCCGGGCGTGGATGAATCCCGCGTCGATCCCGCGTGAAGACATCACCCTGAACCTGCGCGAGAAGCTGCGGGCGTCGCGCCGCCTGATCCCGATCGTGATCCTGATCGGCGGCGTGATCGGCTCGATCTATACCGGCGTCGCCTCGCCCACCGATGCGGCGGCCGTGGGCGTAGTCTTTTCGGTGATCCTCGCGGTCGCGACGGGCAGCTTCCGCTGGCGCGACTTCAAGGACGCGCTGTTCTCGGCCACCCGCACCAGCGCGATGATCGCTTTCATCCTGCTCGGCGCCTCGGTGCTGTCGGTTTCGATGGGCTTCACCGGCATCCCGCGCAACCTCGCCGCGTGGATCGGCACCTTCGGGCTGTCGCCCACCGCGCTGCTTGCAGTGCTGACAGTGTTCTTCATCCTGCTGGGTTGCTTCCTCGACGGGATCTCGGTCGTGGTGCTGACCACCTCGATCATCCTGCCGATGGTGGAAGCCGCCGGGATCGACCCGCTGTGGTTCGGCATCTACCTCGTGCTGGTCGTCGAGATGAGCCAGATCACCCCGCCCGTGGGCTTCAACCTCTTCGTGATCCAGGGGCTGACCGGCTACAACATCCTCAAGGTCGCCCGCGCGGCGCTGCCTTTCTTCGGGCTGCTGTTGCTGGCGGTTCTGCTGATTACGCTGGTCCCGGGGATCGTGACCTACCTGCCCTCGCTGATGGGCAACTGA